In the Salvelinus fontinalis isolate EN_2023a chromosome 34, ASM2944872v1, whole genome shotgun sequence genome, one interval contains:
- the LOC129833975 gene encoding NACHT, LRR and PYD domains-containing protein 12-like isoform X1 — MSLSAEIEEGSSPSNCEDTEEEASSSGMSSSGNEEAMSPKIHFPVEQDTCSELKRFKTDRPVSPAPSGISMKSDQSMALPIFFKEGELSTEQSSTSEKNDTSMDNQPRGPTDDKVYPTEVQEKMKSYLKNRTCSLFEGIEDAGKTTPLNNIYTELYITQGGSGEVNYEHEVRQIETACRFPVEQETSIQLNDIFKPLPGQDKPIRTVLTRGVAGIGKTVSVLKFMLDWAEGKANQDIQIIFPLPFRDLNLMREKNLSLIELLHHSFIETKESEISENENIVFVFDGLDECRLPLDFQNNKICSDVTESTSVDVLLTNLIKGNLLPSAHIWITTRPAAANQIPPECVDQVTEVRGFNDLQKEEYFRKVIAEEDLASRIISHIKTSRSLHIMCYIPVFCWISATVLKRLLTETESREIPKNLTQMYAHLMIFQSKLRSHNYPVEHANNSHWDKEMILSLGQLAFQQLEKGHLIFYEEDLRECGIDIKDASVYSGVCTQIFREESGLNQIKVYCFVHLSIQEFLAALYVFLMFTNDNNNLMAKGRSLHKKKLYQDAVDKALQFENGHLDLFLRFLLGLSLQSNQHLLQGLLTQTGSRSPSNKKTVKYIKEKIRKKLPLERCINLFHCLNELNDHSLVEEIQSYLRSGSLSKSKLSSGQWSALVFMLLTSEKLDVFDLKKYIRSDASLLKLLPVVRSSRTALLNECKLTKKSCEALASVLKSNSCCLRLLDMSGNKLQDSGVKLLSAGLEDPHCKLETLKLAGCSVTGKGCASLASALRSNPSHLKELDLSGNTPGVSGVKLLSSVQEDPLYKLETLQLND, encoded by the exons ATGAGTCTCTCTGCGGAGATTGAAGAGGGAAGCAGTCCTAGTAACTGTGAAGACACTGAAGAGGAAGCCAGTTCTTCTGGAATGAGTTCATCAGGGAATGAGGAAGCGATGTCCCCTAAAATACATTTTCCTGTTGAACAGGACACTTGCAGTGAACTTAAAAG GTtcaagacagacagaccagtctcACCTGCACCTAGTGGTATCTCCATGAAGAGTGACCAGTCGATGGCACTTCCTATTTTCTTCAAGGAAGGAGAACTTTCCACTGAACAAAG CAGTACCTCTGAGAAGAATGACACATCAATGGATAACCAACCCAGAGGGCCTACTGATGACAAAGT GTACCCAACAGAAGTCCAGGAGAAAATGAAATCATACTTGAAGAATAGGACATGTTCTTTATTTGAGGGCATTGAAGATGCAGGAAAAACGACACCTCTTAACAacatctacacagagctctacatcacacAAGGTGGAAGTGGAGAGGTCAATTATGAACATGAGGtgagacagattgagacagcATGCAGGTTTCCAGTAGAACAAGAGACATCAATCCAACTCAATGACATCTTCAAACCCTTACCTGGACAAGACAAGCCTATCAGAACAGTGCTGACAAGGGGAGttgctggcattggaaaaacagtgTCTGTGCTGAAGTTCATGTtggactgggctgaaggaaaagcaaaCCAAGACATCCAGATCATCTTCCCACTTCCTTTTCGGGATCTGAACTTGATGAGAGAGAAAAATCTAAGTCTGATAGAACTACTTCATCACTCCTTTATAGAAACAAAAGAATCAGAAATCTCAGAAAACGAAAATATTGTGTTTGtttttgatggtctggatgaaTGTCGCCTTCCTCTGGACTTCCAGAATAATAAGATCTGCAGTGATGTCACAGAGTCAACTTCAGTGGATGTTCTTCTGACAAACCTCATCAAAGggaatctgcttccctctgctcacATTTGGATAACCacccgacctgcagcagccaatcagatccctcctgagtgtgttgaccaggtgacagaggtacgaggtTTCAATGACCTACAGAAGGAGGAATACTTCAGGAAGGTAATCGCTGAGGaggacctggccagcagaatcatctcacacataaagacatcaaggagcctccacatcatgtgctacattccagtcttctgttggatttcaGCCACTGTCCTAAAGAGACTATTGACTGAAACAGAGAGTCGAGAGATCCCCAAGAATCTGACTCAAATGTACGCTCACCTCATGATTTTCCAGTCAAAACTGAGGAGTCATAACTATCCTGTAGAGCATGCCAACAATTCTCACTGGGATAAAGAGATGATTTTGTCACTGGGACAATTGGCTTTTCAACAGCTAGAAAAAGGCCATCTGATATTCTATGAGGAAGACCTGAGAGAGTGTGGCATTGACATCAAGGACGCGTCAGTGTACTCTGGAGTGTGCACTCAGATCTTCAGAGAAGAGTCTGGGCTTAACCAGATAAAGGTGTACTGCTTTGTACATCTGAGTATCCAGGAGTTTCTGGCTGCACTATATGTGTTCCTCATGTTCACTAACGACAACAACAATCTGATGGCTAAAGGGAGATCCCTCCACAAAAAGAAACTATACCAAGATGCAGTGGACAAGGCCTTGCAGTTTgaaaatggccacctggaccttttcctccgcttccttcttGGCCTTTCACTGCAGTCCAATCAGCATCTCCTACAAGGCCTACTGACACAGACAGGAAGCAGATCACCGAGCAACAAGAAAACAGTCAAGTACATCAAGGAGAAGATCAGAAAGAAACTCCCTCTGGAGAGGtgcatcaatctgttccactgtctgaatgaactgaatgaccattctctagtggaggagatccaaagcTACCTGAGATCAGGAAGTCTCTCAAAATCTAAACTCTCATCTGGACAGTGGTCAGCTCTGGTTTTCATGTTGCTGACCTCCGAGAagctggatgtgtttgacctgaagaaatacATCAGATCAGATGCATCTCTTCTCAAACTTCTCCCAGTTGTCAGATCCTCTAGAACAGCCCT GCTGAACGAATGTAAACTCACCAAGAAAAGCTGTGAGGCATTAGCTTCTGTTCTCAAATCAAACTCTTGCTGTCTGAGACTGCTGGACATGAGTGGCAATAAACTccaggattcaggagtgaagctgctctctgctggactggaggatccacactgtaaactggagacatTGAA GCTGGCAGGCTGCAGCGTCACAGggaaaggctgtgcttctctggcttcagctctgaggtcaaacccctcccaCCTGAAGGAGCTGGACCTGAGTGGAAATACTCCAGGAGTCTCTGGAGTAAAGCTGCTCTCTTCTGTACAAGAGGATCCCCTCTATAAACTGGAGACACTGCA GTTAAATGATTGA
- the LOC129833975 gene encoding NACHT, LRR and PYD domains-containing protein 12-like isoform X2, whose amino-acid sequence MSLSAEIEEGSSPSNCEDTEEEASSSGMSSSGNEEAMSPKIHFPVEQDTCSELKRFKTDRPVSPAPSGISMKSDQSMALPIFFKEGELSTEQSSTSEKNDTSMDNQPRGPTDDKVYPTEVQEKMKSYLKNRTCSLFEGIEDAGKTTPLNNIYTELYITQGGSGEVNYEHEVRQIETACRFPVEQETSIQLNDIFKPLPGQDKPIRTVLTRGVAGIGKTVSVLKFMLDWAEGKANQDIQIIFPLPFRDLNLMREKNLSLIELLHHSFIETKESEISENENIVFVFDGLDECRLPLDFQNNKICSDVTESTSVDVLLTNLIKGNLLPSAHIWITTRPAAANQIPPECVDQVTEVRGFNDLQKEEYFRKVIAEEDLASRIISHIKTSRSLHIMCYIPVFCWISATVLKRLLTETESREIPKNLTQMYAHLMIFQSKLRSHNYPVEHANNSHWDKEMILSLGQLAFQQLEKGHLIFYEEDLRECGIDIKDASVYSGVCTQIFREESGLNQIKVYCFVHLSIQEFLAALYVFLMFTNDNNNLMAKGRSLHKKKLYQDAVDKALQFENGHLDLFLRFLLGLSLQSNQHLLQGLLTQTGSRSPSNKKTVKYIKEKIRKKLPLERCINLFHCLNELNDHSLVEEIQSYLRSGSLSKSKLSSGQWSALVFMLLTSEKLDVFDLKKYIRSDASLLKLLPVVRSSRTALLNECKLTKKSCEALASVLKSNSCCLRLLDMSGNKLQDSGVKLLSAGLEDPHCKLETLKLNDCNLTEKSFAVLASTLSFKHVKFEKARFGGN is encoded by the exons ATGAGTCTCTCTGCGGAGATTGAAGAGGGAAGCAGTCCTAGTAACTGTGAAGACACTGAAGAGGAAGCCAGTTCTTCTGGAATGAGTTCATCAGGGAATGAGGAAGCGATGTCCCCTAAAATACATTTTCCTGTTGAACAGGACACTTGCAGTGAACTTAAAAG GTtcaagacagacagaccagtctcACCTGCACCTAGTGGTATCTCCATGAAGAGTGACCAGTCGATGGCACTTCCTATTTTCTTCAAGGAAGGAGAACTTTCCACTGAACAAAG CAGTACCTCTGAGAAGAATGACACATCAATGGATAACCAACCCAGAGGGCCTACTGATGACAAAGT GTACCCAACAGAAGTCCAGGAGAAAATGAAATCATACTTGAAGAATAGGACATGTTCTTTATTTGAGGGCATTGAAGATGCAGGAAAAACGACACCTCTTAACAacatctacacagagctctacatcacacAAGGTGGAAGTGGAGAGGTCAATTATGAACATGAGGtgagacagattgagacagcATGCAGGTTTCCAGTAGAACAAGAGACATCAATCCAACTCAATGACATCTTCAAACCCTTACCTGGACAAGACAAGCCTATCAGAACAGTGCTGACAAGGGGAGttgctggcattggaaaaacagtgTCTGTGCTGAAGTTCATGTtggactgggctgaaggaaaagcaaaCCAAGACATCCAGATCATCTTCCCACTTCCTTTTCGGGATCTGAACTTGATGAGAGAGAAAAATCTAAGTCTGATAGAACTACTTCATCACTCCTTTATAGAAACAAAAGAATCAGAAATCTCAGAAAACGAAAATATTGTGTTTGtttttgatggtctggatgaaTGTCGCCTTCCTCTGGACTTCCAGAATAATAAGATCTGCAGTGATGTCACAGAGTCAACTTCAGTGGATGTTCTTCTGACAAACCTCATCAAAGggaatctgcttccctctgctcacATTTGGATAACCacccgacctgcagcagccaatcagatccctcctgagtgtgttgaccaggtgacagaggtacgaggtTTCAATGACCTACAGAAGGAGGAATACTTCAGGAAGGTAATCGCTGAGGaggacctggccagcagaatcatctcacacataaagacatcaaggagcctccacatcatgtgctacattccagtcttctgttggatttcaGCCACTGTCCTAAAGAGACTATTGACTGAAACAGAGAGTCGAGAGATCCCCAAGAATCTGACTCAAATGTACGCTCACCTCATGATTTTCCAGTCAAAACTGAGGAGTCATAACTATCCTGTAGAGCATGCCAACAATTCTCACTGGGATAAAGAGATGATTTTGTCACTGGGACAATTGGCTTTTCAACAGCTAGAAAAAGGCCATCTGATATTCTATGAGGAAGACCTGAGAGAGTGTGGCATTGACATCAAGGACGCGTCAGTGTACTCTGGAGTGTGCACTCAGATCTTCAGAGAAGAGTCTGGGCTTAACCAGATAAAGGTGTACTGCTTTGTACATCTGAGTATCCAGGAGTTTCTGGCTGCACTATATGTGTTCCTCATGTTCACTAACGACAACAACAATCTGATGGCTAAAGGGAGATCCCTCCACAAAAAGAAACTATACCAAGATGCAGTGGACAAGGCCTTGCAGTTTgaaaatggccacctggaccttttcctccgcttccttcttGGCCTTTCACTGCAGTCCAATCAGCATCTCCTACAAGGCCTACTGACACAGACAGGAAGCAGATCACCGAGCAACAAGAAAACAGTCAAGTACATCAAGGAGAAGATCAGAAAGAAACTCCCTCTGGAGAGGtgcatcaatctgttccactgtctgaatgaactgaatgaccattctctagtggaggagatccaaagcTACCTGAGATCAGGAAGTCTCTCAAAATCTAAACTCTCATCTGGACAGTGGTCAGCTCTGGTTTTCATGTTGCTGACCTCCGAGAagctggatgtgtttgacctgaagaaatacATCAGATCAGATGCATCTCTTCTCAAACTTCTCCCAGTTGTCAGATCCTCTAGAACAGCCCT GCTGAACGAATGTAAACTCACCAAGAAAAGCTGTGAGGCATTAGCTTCTGTTCTCAAATCAAACTCTTGCTGTCTGAGACTGCTGGACATGAGTGGCAATAAACTccaggattcaggagtgaagctgctctctgctggactggaggatccacactgtaaactggagacatTGAA gttgaATGATTGCAACCTAACTGAGAAATCCTTTGCGGTGCTTGCTTCAACTCTCAGCTTTAAGCATGTCAAGTTTGAGAAAGCTAGATTTGGAGGAAATTAA